The Petroclostridium xylanilyticum region GGCAATCTCTTTTGCCATTTCAGGATCTGTATCCTGTGCAGTTATCTCAATCAACCTTGTATCATTTTTTAAACTAACACCTAACTTGGCTGCCATCTGGCTGGTGGTCATGTCTTTGAGCCCTAATTCCTGTATAACTGTACTGGAAACCAGCCTGCTCTTTACCAGTTCACGGTAGTCTTTTACCAGCTGATTTCCTACCAGCAAATCGTTGTAGGCAATTCCCCCCTGGGTATCTATCTTTTTAAATACATATAACGTAGTATTAGACTGATAGATAGGTTTTAGTACAAAAAAGCTAATCACTGCCGATGTGGTAGTAGAAAGTAATGTGATAAGAATGACAACCCATAATCTTTTTCTAATAATTTGCAAATACTCTCTTAACTCCATAATTAACCCCACTTCAATAAATTTTATAATATGTCGCTTTTTATGTATGATATAAACAAAATTATTATACCATTATAGCCTTTTCCCTTCAAATAAAAATTTATTTCCTCTGCTGCGTTAACAATCTCTGAGCCTTTCCACAATATTCATAAACCAGATTAAATGCACCCTTTAATACCGGTTCTTAGATTATCAATTAAAATGGCCCAATACTCCCGTAATTACCATATTGAGCCTTAAAAACACTCTTTTCGGCAACCTGGCAATCATAGTCAAAAACAACTTTAGACCCATAGCTTTGCGTCCTTACCTTTCGATAAGTTTGCCTTTTTGCGAATTATTTTTAAATTTACCATCATTAATACATTTTACATTTCTTGTTAAATTATAAACTATTTTGGCGAATTGTGTCAAGACATATATTGTAAAAAAACAAATGTGACATGGGGACGGTTCTCTGTCACATGCTCTTTTTATGTGTCAGAAGAACCGTCCCCATGGTTTAAGAACCGTCCCCATGGTTTAGTCCCCATGGTTTATGTTTGATTATTTCAAAACTTTAAAATATAATGGGTGGCCTTTGCCACCCTAAGAAATATAATGTGCTCAACCTTAATGCTGAGCTAAATACTTTCTTATTATATAATATTCCCCAGAATTATAAAAATAACCAAAAAAGATGAAAAGGACAATACAAATTGTCCTTTTCTAAAAAACGCTATTTTATAGCCACGTGCTTGACCATATATCAAGCTAAATAATTATCTTAATTTAATTATATGGGACTAGTT contains the following coding sequences:
- a CDS encoding YveK family protein; the protein is MELREYLQIIRKRLWVVILITLLSTTTSAVISFFVLKPIYQSNTTLYVFKKIDTQGGIAYNDLLVGNQLVKDYRELVKSRLVSSTVIQELGLKDMTTSQMAAKLGVSLKNDTRLIEITAQDTDPEMAKEIANKVAEVFKKKVVELMDVENVQIIDKAEVPLTPVKPKKELNVAIAAFVGLMTGLGIIFLIEYLDNTIKTPEDVQKHLGLPVIGTIPVFPE